One window of Siniperca chuatsi isolate FFG_IHB_CAS linkage group LG19, ASM2008510v1, whole genome shotgun sequence genomic DNA carries:
- the dtx3l1 gene encoding E3 ubiquitin-protein ligase DTX3L1 isoform X1, with the protein MGSGQSSDKFHCNRYLNGQGPPSLVQQANEGVNGMHRALNGCQPEGQMTWVILHRDLPGFPDDNTLQMNYVFPDGMQTEKHPHPGQPYKGLRLCAYLPDNREGRRVLKLLDKAFNQQLLFSVATNKDGKDMVTTASIPLKTQPDGGSKVHSETPQQHPKNCRSHLPQLSDSYPDSDYLKIVRKLLKDKGIE; encoded by the exons ATGGGCTCTGGCCAGAGCAGCGACAAGTTCCACTGTAACCGCTATCTGAACGGGCAGGGTCCTCCATCACTAGTACAACAAG CTAATGAAGGGGTGAATGGGATGCACAGAGCACTGAATGGCTGCCAGCCAGAGGGCCAGATGACCTGGGTGATCCTCCACAGAGACCTGCCAGGATTCCCTGATGACAACACCCTTCAGATGAACTACGTATTCCCCGATGGAATGCAGACA GAGAAACACCCTCACCCTGGCCAGCCTTATAAAGGGCTTCGGCTCTGTGCTTACCTGCCTGACAACCGTGAGGGCAGGAGGGTTCTGAAGCTGCTGGACAAGGCCTTCAACCAGCAGCTCCTGTTTTCTGTTGCCACCAATAAAGATGGAAAGGACATGGTCACAACAGCTTCCATCCCCCTAAAAACACAACCAGACGGGGGGAGCAAAGT ccattcagagaccccacaacaacatccaaagaactgcaggtctcacttgcctcagttaag TGATAGCTACCCAGACTCTGACTACCTGAAGATTGTGAGAAAGCTACTGAAGGATAAAGGCATTGAATAA
- the dtx3l1 gene encoding E3 ubiquitin-protein ligase DTX3L1 isoform X2, translating to MGSGQSSDKFHCNRYLNGQGPPSLVQQANEGVNGMHRALNGCQPEGQMTWVILHRDLPGFPDDNTLQMNYVFPDGMQTEKHPHPGQPYKGLRLCAYLPDNREGRRVLKLLDKAFNQQLLFSVATNKDGKDMVTTASIPLKTQPDGGSKVDSYPDSDYLKIVRKLLKDKGIE from the exons ATGGGCTCTGGCCAGAGCAGCGACAAGTTCCACTGTAACCGCTATCTGAACGGGCAGGGTCCTCCATCACTAGTACAACAAG CTAATGAAGGGGTGAATGGGATGCACAGAGCACTGAATGGCTGCCAGCCAGAGGGCCAGATGACCTGGGTGATCCTCCACAGAGACCTGCCAGGATTCCCTGATGACAACACCCTTCAGATGAACTACGTATTCCCCGATGGAATGCAGACA GAGAAACACCCTCACCCTGGCCAGCCTTATAAAGGGCTTCGGCTCTGTGCTTACCTGCCTGACAACCGTGAGGGCAGGAGGGTTCTGAAGCTGCTGGACAAGGCCTTCAACCAGCAGCTCCTGTTTTCTGTTGCCACCAATAAAGATGGAAAGGACATGGTCACAACAGCTTCCATCCCCCTAAAAACACAACCAGACGGGGGGAGCAAAGT TGATAGCTACCCAGACTCTGACTACCTGAAGATTGTGAGAAAGCTACTGAAGGATAAAGGCATTGAATAA